The Ranitomeya imitator isolate aRanImi1 chromosome 8, aRanImi1.pri, whole genome shotgun sequence genome window below encodes:
- the DIPK1A gene encoding divergent protein kinase domain 1A — protein MARLSYMRIKYLFFSWLAVFIGSWVIYVRYNSYTELCRGHECKTTICDKYRKGIIDGSACEGLCSKETIYFGKCLSTKPNNQMYLGIWGNLEGVIKCQMEDTLHLDFGTELEPRKEIVLFDKPTRGTTVQKFKEMVHNLFKTKLGDQGNLRDLVNLILAAADGNKDGHVSLPEAKSAWALLQLNEFLLMVILQDKEHTPKLLGFCGDLYITERVSYTSLYGISLPWIFEILVPQGLRKRMDQWFTPSWPRKAKIVIGLLEFVEDIFHGPFGNFLMCDTSAKNFGYNDKYDVKVVDMRNVVPELHLKDMIKDRPCEEDSDCVYGTDCSTVCDQSKKKCTADVSQPNLAKICLLVKDYLFRGSPSEIREELEKQIYSCIALKAATKNMEMQHSLILNNLKALLWKKISHTNDS, from the exons GCTCGCTTGTCATATATGCGGATTAAATACCTCTTCTTCTCATGGCTGGCGGTGTTCATCGGCAGCTGGGTGATATATGTTCGATACAACTCGTACACGGAGCTCTGCAGGGGACATGAGTGTAAAACTACCATT TGTGACAAATACCGGAAGGGGATTATCGACGGATCAGCCTGTGAAGGTCTCTGCTCGAAGGAAACTATTTATTTTGGAAAATGTTTGTCAACGAAGCCAAACAACCag ATGTACCTGGGAATCTGGGGGAACCTGGAAGGGGTGATAAAGTGTCAAATGGAAGATACTCTACATCTTGATTTTGGGACAGAACTAGAACCAAGGAAGGAAATTGTACTATTTGACAAGCCAACAAGAGGTACCACCGTCCAGAAGTTCAAAGAGATGGTACACAATCTTTTTAAA actAAATTAGGTGACCAAGGTAATCTCCGTGATCTAGTAAACCTCATTTTAGCAGCTGCAGATGGTAATAAGGACGGCCATGTTTCCCTACCAGAGGCCAAATCTGCATGGGCTCTCCTACAACTCAATGAGTTTTTGTTGATGGTAATCCTTCAAGATAAAGAACACACCCCAAAATTACTTGGGTTCTGTGGAGATCTATACATAACAGAGCGTGTATCTTACACCTCGCTTTATGGAATAAGTCTACCATGGATCTTTGAAATACTTGTTCCTCAAGGACTCCGAAAACGGATGGACCAGTGGTTCACTCCATCCTGGCCTCGGAAGGCTAAGATAGTGATAGGCCTTCTTGAATTTGTAGAGGATATTTTTCATGGACCTTTTGGAAATTTTCTAATGTGTGACACAAGTGCCAAAAACTTTGGTTATAATGACAAGTATGACGTGAAAGTGGTGGACATGAGGAACGTTGTTCCGGAGTTGCACTTAAAGGACATGATCAAAGACCGACCGTGTGAAGAGGACTCTGACTGTGTTTATGGTACTGACTGCAGCACTGTGTGCGACCAAAGCAAAAAGAAATGTACCGCAGATGTAAGCCAACCAAATCTAGCAAAAATATGTCTGTTAGTGAAGGACTACCTCTTTCGAGGGAGCCCTTCTGAAATCCGCGAGGAACTAGAGAAACAAATCTACTCCTGTATTGCCCTGAAAGCTGCTACCAAGAACATGGAGATGCAACATTCATTAATTTTAAACAACTTAAAAGCTCTTTTATGGAAAAAGATCTCACATACTAATGATTCATAA